One part of the Aspergillus luchuensis IFO 4308 DNA, chromosome 5, nearly complete sequence genome encodes these proteins:
- the COX15_1 gene encoding cytochrome c oxidase VIIc family protein (COG:C;~EggNog:ENOG410PSIU;~InterPro:IPR036636,IPR004202;~PFAM:PF02935;~TransMembrane:1 (o53-72i);~go_function: GO:0004129 - cytochrome-c oxidase activity [Evidence IEA]), whose product MYAATALRARMATSFVARRGFSTTRAQLGSPYHYAEGPRSNIPFNPLTKYFFWRYWAFMVTGFGAPFAIAVWQTYKTR is encoded by the exons ATGTACGCTGCTACCGCCCTCCGCGCCAGAATGGCCACCTCCTTCGTTGCCCGTCGTGGCTTTTCCACCACCCGCGCTCAGCTCGGTAGCCCTTACCACTACGCCGAGGGCCCTCGCTCCAACATTCCCTTCAACCCCCTGACCAAGTACTTCTTCTGGAGATACTGGGCTTTCATGG TCACCGGTTTCGGTGCCCCCTTCGCCATTGCTG TCTGGCAGACCTACAAGACCCGCTAA
- the MTR4 gene encoding ATP-dependent RNA helicase MTR4 (COG:A;~EggNog:ENOG410PHU2;~InterPro:IPR012961,IPR016438,IPR027417,IPR001650, IPR014001,IPR011545,IPR025696;~PFAM:PF04851,PF13234,PF08148,PF00270,PF00271;~go_function: GO:0003676 - nucleic acid binding [Evidence IEA];~go_function: GO:0003723 - RNA binding [Evidence IEA];~go_function: GO:0003724 - RNA helicase activity [Evidence IEA];~go_function: GO:0005524 - ATP binding [Evidence IEA];~go_process: GO:0006401 - RNA catabolic process [Evidence IEA]), translated as MDELFDVFEDQPQAVRPADGAPKRAKKDKSKKRQVNGDVKEDGAATENPTETPEDIEITDAPAVEEEVEEAKEDEESPAADNNEQPDAKRPRLEKEPEPVVADSFETEQEREVAGSAGFQGVNDSTSVKLSHQVRHQVAIPPKYPYVPISEHKPPETPARVWPFTLDPFQQVAIASIQREESVLVSAHTSAGKTVVAEYAIAQCLKNNQRVIYTSPIKALSNQKYREFAEEFGDAGLMTGDVTINPTATCLVMTTEILRSMLYRGSEIMREVAWVIFDEIHYMRDAIRGVVWEETIILLPDKVRYVFLSATIPNAMQFAEWVTKMHNQPCHVVYTDFRPTPLQHYFFPNGSEGMHLVVDEKGVFREENFQKAMSSIADKRGDDPSDAMAKRKGKGKDKRLNKGGTQEKSDIFKIVKMVMLKNLNPVIVFSFSKRECESCALQMKNLAFNDDSEKEMVQKVFDSAIEMLSEEDRGLPQIQNILPLLRRGIGVHHSGLLPILKETIEILFQEGLIKVLFATETFSIGLNMPARTVVFTSVRKFDGFSQRWVTPSEFIQMSGRAGRRGLDDRGIVIMMVGEEMDPAVAKEIVRGEQDRLNSAFHLGYNMILNLMRVEGISPEFMLEKCFYQFQNTAGVAELEKQLTEMEEKRANLNIPDEGTIREYYDLRKQLRKFGDDVQAVMSHPEHCLSYMTPGRLVQIKHKDMEFGWGIVVNWKHRKPPKNATEEYNDHQKHVVDVLLNIADGDSVGTKSFEDLPAGVRPPKEDEKSRMEVVPVVLSCIQSIAHVCLRLPKDLKPNDTRNNLKNTLEEVKKRFPDGIATLDPIENMGIKDDEFKKTLRKIEVLESRLLSNPLHESPRLPELYNQYSEKVDLGNKIKETKKKISEAMAIMQLEELKCRKRVLRRFGFINEAEVVQLKARVACEISTGDELMLSELLFNGFFNNLTPEQVASALSVFVFEEKTKETPALTRDDLAKPLREIQAQARIVAKVSQESKLAVNEEEYVQGFHWELMEVIFEWANGKSFADICKMTDVYEGSLIRVFRRLEECLRQMAQAAKVMGSEDLEGKFETALTKVRRDIVAAQSLYL; from the exons ATGGATGAGCTTTTCGACGTCTTCGAGGACCAGCCTCAGGCCGTTAGGCCTGCGGACGGAGCTCCCAAACGAgcgaagaaagacaagagcaagaagcgACAGGTCAATGGCGACGTGAAGGAGGACGGTGCTGCTACGGAAAACCCTACGGAAACCCCTGAGGATATTGAGATCACAGATGCGCCTgccgtcgaagaagaagtcgaagaagcgaaggaggacgaagaaAGCCCCGCCGCCGACAACAATGAACAACCGGATGCGAAACGCCCGCGCCTCGAGAAGGAACCGGAGCCTGTGGTAGCGGACTCATTCGAGACGGAGCAGGAGCGCGAAGTCGCGGGATCGGCAGGCTTTCAAGGCGTCAACGATTCTACCTCTGTCAAGTTGTCCCACCAGGTGCGGCATCAGGTCGCCATCCCGCCGAAGTACCCATACGTGCCCATTTCCGAACACAAGCCGCCGGAGACCCCAGCCAGAGTGTGGCCATTCACTTTGGATCCTTTCCAGCAAGTCGCGATTGCATCGAtccagagagaagaaagtgTCTTGGTTTCCGCTCATACTAGTGCCGGAAAAACCGTGGTCGCCGAGTACGCCATTGCGCAATGTTTGAAGAACAATCAGAGAGTCATCTATACGAGTCCGATCAAGGCTTTGAGTAACCAGAAGTACCGAGAGTTTGCCGAGGAATTTGGAGATGCGGGCTTGATGACTGGAGATGTTACCATCAACCCAACAGCCACTTGCCTGGTCATGACCACTGAGATTTTGCGGTCCATGCTCTACCGGGGTTCTGAGATTATGCGCGAAGTTGCCTGGGTCATTTTCGATGAAATCCACTATATGCGTGATGCGA TCAGAGGTGTTGTCTGGGAGGAAACCATTATCTTGTTGCCCGACAAGGTTCGATATGTATTCTTGTCTGCCACCATCCCAAACGCTATGCAATTCGCCGAATGGGTAACGAAGATGCACAACCAACCCTGCCACGTCGTCTATACCGATTTCCGGCCGACGCCACTACAACactacttcttccccaatGGATCGGAAGGTATGCATcttgttgtggatgagaagggagTATTCCGTGAGGAGAATTTCCAGAAGGCCATGAGCAGTATCGCCGACAAGAGGGGCGACGACCCGTCAGATGCGATGGCCAAGCGGAAAGGAAAGGGCAAGGACAAGAGATTGAACAAGGGTGGCACCCAGGAAAAGAGCGATATTTTCAAGATTGTGAAGATGGTCATGCTCAAGAACCTGAACCCTGTCATTGTCTTCAGTTTCAGCAAGCGCGAATGTGAGAGCTGTGCTCTGCAAATGAAGAACTTAGCCTTCAACGACGATTCTGAGAAAGAGATGGTTCAGAAGGTCTTTGACAGCGCGATCGAAATGTTGTCCGAGGAGGACAGGGGATTGCCCCAGATCCAGAATATCTTGCCTCTTCTTCGCAGGGGTATTGGCGTCCATCACTCTGGTCTGCTCCCTATCCTCAAGGAAACGATTGAGATTCTTTTCCAGGAAGGTCTGATCAAGGTACTCTTCGCCACTGAGACGTTCTCCATTGGTCTTAACATGCCTGCGAGAACTGTCGTCTTCACAAGCGTTCGGAAATTCGACGGCTTCAGCCAGCGTTGGGTCACACCTTCAGAGTTTATCCAGATGTCTGGCCGTGCTGGTCGAAGAGGTCTTGATGATCGCGGTATCGTTATCATGATGGTCGGTGAGGAGATGGACCCCGCCGTGGCGAAGGAAATTGTTCGTGGTGAACAGGATCGACTTAATTCGGCTTTCCACTTGGGTTACAACATGATTCTTAACCTCATGCGTGTAGAAGGCATCTCACCTGAGTTCATGTTGGAGAAGTGTTTCTACCAATTCCAGAACACCGCCGGTGTCGCAGAGCTTGAGAAAC AACTtacggagatggaggagaagcgtGCCAATCTCAACATTCCCGACGAAGGAACCATCCGCGAGTACTACGATCTGCGTAAACAGCTCCGCAAATTCGGCGATGATGTCCAAGCAGTGATGAGCCATCCCGAGCATTGCCTGTCATACATGACGCCCGGGCGTTTGGTTCAAATTAAGCACAAGGACATGGAATTTGGGTGGGGTATCGTTGTCAATTGGAAGCATCGCAAGCCACCGAAGAATGCGACTGAAGAGTACAACGATCATCAGAAacatgttgttgatgtgCTCCTCAACATTGCCGACGGAGATTCCGTGGGCACCAAATCATTCGAGGACCTACCAGCTGGCGTCAGACCACCCAAGGAGGATGAAAAATCCCGCATGGAGGTCGTGCCAGTCGTTCTCAGCTGTATCCAGAGCATTGCGCATGTCTGCCTCCGTCTTCCCAAAGACTTGAAGCCAAATGACACACGGAACAACCTGAAGAACACCCTGGAGGAAGTGAAGAAGCGCTTCCCGGATGGCATTGCCACTCTTGATCCTATTGAGAACATGGGTATCAAGGATGACGAGTTCAAAAAGACGCTCAGG AAAATCGAGGTTCTGGAGTCCCGTCTTCTCTCCAATCCCCTGCACGAGTCGCCACGTTTACCCGAACTATACAATCAGTACTCCGAGAAGGTGGATTTGGGaaacaagatcaaggagaccaagaagaagatctcgGAGGCTATGGCAATCATGCAACTCGAAGAATTGAAATGCCGTAAGCGTGTGCTTCGTCGATTCGGATTTATCAATGAGGCCGAAGTTGTACAACTGAAGGCGCGCGTTGCCTGTGAAATTAGTACAGGTGACGAGTTGATGCTCAGTGAACTTCTCTTCAACGGTTTCTTCAATAACCTTACGCCAGAGCAAGTGGCATCTGCCCTGAGCGTCTTCGTCTTTgaagagaagaccaaggagacCCCTGCTCTGACACGGGATGACCTCGCGAAGCCCCTCAGGGAGATCCAAGCGCAGGCTCGGATCGTCGCCAAGGTCTCCCAGGAGTCCAAGTTGGCGGTCAACGAGGAGGAATACGTGCAAGGTTTCCACTGGGAGTTGATGGAGGTCATCTTCGAATGGGCGAACGGCAAGTCTTTTGCTGACATCTG CAAAATGACCGACGTCTACGAAGGCAGTTTGATTCGCGTCTTCCGCCGATTGGAAGAGTGTCTCCGACAGATGGCGCAGGCAGCCAAGGTCATGGGAAGCGAAGATTTGGAGGGTAAATTCGAGACAGCCTTGACCAAGGTGCGCAGGGACATTGTCGCTGCCCAGTCCTTGTATCTCTAA